Genomic DNA from Scatophagus argus isolate fScaArg1 chromosome 15, fScaArg1.pri, whole genome shotgun sequence:
GGCTAGCACTTGCTCTCTCTCCACAGCGTATGCTTGCAGTTGCTGCTGTAGGAACATGACATCCTGGCTGTGTCCACCACCTACGCCCATGGAAACTCTGGCATGAAGAGCCTGGATCTCCAGATCCTTTTGCATTATCATCTGGGACAGTTTTCCCACTTCATCACGAGACACCACCAGCTGATCCAGCTGTCTGGTCAATGAGAGGTTCTTCTCATTCAGCTGGCTGATCTCAGTCTCTTTCTCCTTGATGCCTCTCACCAGTTTTTCTATTTCTACCTTGGACAAGTCGTGTTTCTCGTTGCCACTCTCCTGATTTAAAGTCTGGGTCTTCTCCTCCTGCAGAATGACCTCTCCCTGCACAGGGGGGGAATCAGCACGTCCCTGACTCTCACTGAGTCCATCTACTGTCTGCTGGAGACGGGATATCTCTTCATCTCTGGCATGGATGAGTCTGTCATAGTTAAGTGTGGTCTGCTGATGACGAGCATGAGCCTGCTCAAGCTCGCTCTGCTGAGCCTGGAGAGACTGCTGTGACATAAGGAGAGAGGCCTGCTGCTCTTCCACAGTTCTCCTCAGAGTCTGGACCTCCTCGTCCAGACCATTCCTGGAGGCCTTGAGCTGCGTGATCTCAGTTTCCAGCTCTGTGATGATATCTAAGGTCCTGGGCTCAGCCAGAGACTGAGGCCTGCTTTGCTGATCCCTGAGTCGATCGATCTCTTCTTTCAAATGACTATTCTCCTCCTTCATAACCCCCAACTGTTTATCCTTCTCCTCTAGTGCCAGTCTGAGAGCGTCCGCTTCCTTTGACATGACTGTAATACTATTGTCCATCTCTTTCTGCAAGTCGgaagcattttgttttaaagtctcCACAAAGACGTCTTTTTCCTGCAGCAAGTCTGTAAGCTGCTTCTGCCCTGCAACTGTGATGGAAAGCATCTCATTGGTGTCTCTGTGGTCAGACGCCAACTGCTCCATGTCTCTTTTTAGCTGAGCTATCTCCAAGTCTTTCTCCTGATTGAGTTTGATGGCTCGCTCATGCTCCGTCTGTAAAGCGGAGGCATCCATGGAGCGGGCTCGTGTCAGCTCCTCGATGGTCTGCTGGTACTGTTTTGCCCGCTCCGTCAGTGTGCTCTCAGTCTGCATCAGTTCACCCTCTAGTTGACTTTTCTCCAGCTTCAGAGCTTCGATACGAGTGTCCTTCTCCCGTACTGTCCTGTTCAGGGCTGCCTGGCTTTCCTTCACCTGCTTGGTCAGTTCGTCACTTTTACTCAGAGCCTGCTCACCCTCTGCCTTCAACCTTTTGTTCTCCATCTTCAACTCATAGGCCTCAGACATCGCCTTCTCGTGAGAGCTCTTCATctcattcatttctttcctgAGGTCTGACaactccctctccttctctgctcGCTTCTCTTTAGTTCCCTGGGCCTCAGCTCCTCTATCCCCTGCTTGATGCAGCTCCGCTTTGGCAACAGACATCCgctcctccctctcctgcaAAGTCTTCTTCAGCTCTGCGATTTCCCTACGTGCCTCCCTGTTTTGCTCCTGTGCATGACCCAATTTGTCTTTCAGCTCCTTCACTGACCTTTCCAACTGCTGTTTGCCCATATGCAGCTCATTGAGGGTGAAGGCGCTCTGGCTGGTTTTCTCTTTTTGGGTCTCCAGTTCTTGCTTCAGTGcctcatttttgtctttggttGCGTTCAGCTCTGCGGTCAGGCTTGTCAGTTCTGACTCTGACTTCTTCAGCTGTCCAGAGAGCTGCTCCTTCACCGAGATCATGTGCTAGAGACACAAAAAGTAATAACAAGTAAGCAGAAAGTTTGGTATACatggtttcagttttattacCACAAAGTGAGAGAGGTTTGGGTTTAAAGCCATAGATATTAACAGCCATATGTCATATGCATGCCctttgtaaagcactttgtaattgctgataaaatctaaataattcTAAGTAAAAAGGCATCAGGCCACCATGGCCAGTCAGACCTGTGTTGCTTCCTGGTTTTGTCGGTCTAGTTCCTCCAGTTCAGACATCAGGGTATCCCGTTCctcctcagtgtttctcagggccttttctctcctctccatctctgccttcAGATGCTCCACTGACTCTGATTCATCACACTTGGCCGCATTATTGCTCACTATTTCTTCCTCCGCAATCTTTAGTCTTTCTTGCAGATtcagctgtgaaaagaaaaccacaaaaatcaaattacagTCCAGGAATGTATGGATAATCAACCTCAATCATCCACACAGTACACTTCTTATATGCCACTATTAACATCAGGAACCAGCAAGTGTAAGTCAACTCTAATCACTCTCCATGTGAGTTCTGACATTTTAAGTTCTACCCGTAACGCAAGTATGATACTGTAATAAGCTTAAAATAAGTATGTAGAAAACTGTTTTGGGCAGCCTGTGGTGAAACTCGGGTAAACAAACCTTTTCTTGCTCGAGGACGTCCTTTTCCTGTCTCAATGTCCCAATAATCGTATTCAGTTCTAAGATGTCCGCATGCTCAACTTCTTCCTTTGGTCCTGCCTAATTATCAAAAGATCAATAAACCAGGGgattaaataatcaaaactCACCATTAgtacattattaatattaaacaTGATGTACTGTTGATGATTTAGGTTCACACTTACTGCAGCCAGGCTATTCAGTCTCTCGATTTCTTTTTCTGAAGCTGGAGAGTAGAAATCTTAGTTAATATGCAGGttaagaaggaaaacaacataTAAGGAGTCTGAGATAacattctgtgtctgtgcaacACTGATTTGAGGTCACAGCATTAATTAAGCCgatgagaaacaacagaagCTGTCAATATAATGAAAGTATACCTGCAAGGTTTTTTCTCAACACTTGGATCTCGTGGTCTAGCTGGGCTTTCTGCAGAGCCTTCCCTTCCTGCTCTTGGACTCGGGCCTGCAGCTCACTGACGGAGGCCTGCAATCGCGTGTAGTTCTGCAGCAGCCCAGCGTTTTCTTCCTGGGCTTCATCTTTCTCCAGCTGCAGCGAGGCctgtttcctctgctcctcctccaggctGGCAGACAGCTCGGCCAGCTGCTTTTcctgctgattggctgcttccTGCAGTGAGTTTATTGTTTTCTGGAGTTCAAGCAGCTTGGCGGCATCTGCTGGGGAAGTGGCTTGAACTCCTCCTGGAGAGAAGGATAAATTTGTGTGTTGTATCCAAGTAGACACTAAACTAAACACTGACTGGAAGTATAAAACACAATCCTCAGTGAAATTTCTGAATCtaaaaatttacaaaaacaactAGTAAAGTTGGGCTAACCACTCTGAATCtgttcctccagctcctctATCCTCTCCTCGTACTCTGCTAATTCGTCTCTATGGCGGCGTGTGATGTCGGCCATCTTCTGCCGATGGGCGTCCTGCAGGGCGGCCAGTTCGTGCTGGTGTTCATCAACCTCACGACTCATCTCCTCTCGCAGATCCTGTCCCAAAGCAGCAATAAAATCAAAGTTGGAGTCTCAGTGCCAAAATTCTTCTGTGGAAATTCTTCTCAGCAGGCTGCTGTCttaaattatttacacctgCATTGTTTTCAATGAGGGAAGTGAAAACAACCTGTAAACACAACGCTCACATGTTCAGCATAGCAAACAACTGCTTATCTACACATCGAGCAACATTAGCATCCAGTTGGAATCCTGTTACCAGTTACGTAATCCAACATTCATGCtctcttttcagtttatcaaagctattttactgaaaacagctgccagcTGCGTCAGACTAGAAATAATGTAGATGAAAGTGAaacagtaagagagagagagagaccagagtGGAGTAATACAAGCAACCTCATACACCTACAAACTGTCATTTAATCCTTTGATAATATACTGATTATAGCAGCTTCaagatttgaatttgaatttattctGGCAACAGTGAAAAACTTACCGTAATAGTTCTCTGAAGTTTGAGAATCTCCCCCTGGTCTCCGTTaccagctcctgctgctgctgacgtcTGAAATGGACAAAAACCACAAGTGTGTGACCTCCAGAGCGACACAAGtaaaattaagtttattttattctacatCAACATAAAAACTGTGCGGCTGTGCACTGGtgtttcaaatttaaatatttaaatgaaagcagGTTAAGAAGACTGTCCATttgaagtaaaatgaaaaaaatattgtttgtttaacttgtccacacagaaacagaaacataaaaacagggTATAAAAAGTTGTGATTTTCCAAAATAACGCAGAGTATTTCTTGCtaaaaaacagttaaacacaTGACCACTtataaaaccacaaattgtcaTGTAACACATCAACTGAGCTAATGTTACCCATGCAGACAAAGTGAATAAGTGTATTTTCCAAAGCGCCGAACCGTTCCTTAACCTCTCCCATCTGTCCTGTTTGATGATCAATTTCTCATCATCATTACCTGAGAAATTCGTCTCCAGTGAGCCACCTCTGCCTCCAGACGAGTCACTTCAGTCGACAGCCGGTTGATCTCCTGCTGCGACCAGATGACGTCGCTGAGGTCCATTTCGTCGCCGTGGAAGCCCTGGTGGGACCCTGAGGGCCGTgacaggaaggaggaaacagaagaggacGTAGTGGTTGAGGAAGTGGTAGTGATGGGCAGCAGCGCGGGACCGGCTGAGGCAGACTGAGCCGACTGCTGTAGCTTCTGGACctcttcctgtagtccactcTGCCGAGCTTTCAGGTGACTGATCTCTACCTGGGGAGACATTAGAGATTGCACTTAATTATCTAATTACATGTGGTCATAGGGATTTGCTTTGATTCTAAATACAAATGTCCATACATCTTTCTGTTGCAGAAGGGTTCGATATTCTCCAGACTGTCTTTTAATCTGAATCTCCGACGCCTCCAGCTTCTCCTCGAGCTCGGCATGCAGCGTTCTTAACCTGTCAGACtgcaacagagaaagagagagagaaaaggggaggaagTTAACAAcatggaaacagagaaaagtaacatttttttcttgtcgCCTGTACTGTAAGGGGCTCAGAGGCCAAGTACAGAGCAGCCCCCCTGGAGCTTAGACAGATGCTAAGTGGCACCTAAAGGGCTGGATGCTACTGAAGATCCAAACCACACAAGTCTGAGCCTGAGGTTCACATGCCTTTCTCACAGGATACATCCGACTTCCAACACAGGGGTAAATAACGGCTGCATCCCATTTAGGTTTGTCAGTTTAAGGAGCCTGATATAGTGCAAGATGGATTACAGTGATACTGTTGTTCCTGctagacagatagatagatatactttattgatcccaggctgggaaatttcctatgttttattttttttggtttgtcaATTTGCTATGAcgaaccaaaaaaaaaaatctacgCTGAGAAAAGCATTTCATCCCTTTACTTTGACCTTGAGCAAACAAAGAATCTCACCTCAGATTTCTGAGTGGCAAATGCAGCCTCGAGTTCAGCCAACCTGGAATTGGacacctgcagctctgtggcagCATCTGTCGGGTataaataaacagcactgaGAATAACAGGAGATGCATGAGACATCATTTTTCACAGGTCAATGCGaaaacaggcagcagcaggaacacaaGCACAACCAACAAGTTTTTCTCATGTGCACACAGTAAAAGAAACTTTCTGCTAACTGGtgactctttttctcttcactgtctTGGTGACACACAGACCTGCTTAACACACCTCACgtgacaaacagacacacacatagctgAGCAGGCCAACATTTCCTGAGATCCTGCAATGTGATCTTAACAGCCGACCTAAACTCAGCCAACGCATAACACTCATTACTGCACAAGCTTAACTGAAGCCTATGGGCAAATCTAGTTCCACTTTAATATCCTCTTTATTCAAAACACCacaccaaaaaacacacaaaaacaaaacataaaagatgGATTTAAGGCCTGACATGCAGAATGCTTCCCAGCTGGCCTGGTGTTCGGCACTCACTGATAAGAATTCACACTTTTGATTTTTGACTGAGCTGTGAGTTGGAGATCTGCGACCAAAGTTCTCTTTGCGTCAATGCTTTAGCACTcgttgtctgtttgtttcacactcacagcacatttgtgtttaattgGCCAAATGTGATGGAGAAGTTTTGATTGAATCTCCATAATTTATAAATTCTGACCTCAAAAAATACCTATGAGGTCAGACAAAGGTTGAGACCTGGCGGTAACAACAATGTTGACAACATTTGAAGACTGTTAACAACAAATGAGGGAGTGACTGGATCGGTAGAGAATATTTACTTGACATTTTCCACCTCAACAACTTTTATTCTGTACTTAAACTTCCAATGACAAGGCTACCATGGATGACAGTATGACTAGCGTACATGATGGAAACACTTTTCCACCAGTctgttaaaacaaacacttctACAAGTCGCTGCACATGCATGAAGATGACAGGAATCAGTAATGGACAAACATGAACAGGGATCAAGAACAATGACGCTTCGAATGAAAGCAGCCATTGTTTTTAGCCGACACAAGCAAGAGGACTTCAATCTGTTTTCCAAACTCCGTGGTGCCATAAAGTGATGCCGACAGGAAGAGGCTTGTGCGGTGTAACAGACTtggaaaaagcagcagagctcGACCCTGTGTTTAACAAACTGTTATGTAATCTTGTGTGTTCAGTTTGCCTGAAGCACAGAGGCTGCAGAAATATGGCTTCTTCTGGCTTCTACACATTGTCACTAAAGATATGGAAAAGGCTGAATACGTAAAGGAAACACAAACTTAAAATTAAACACTCTTGCCATGCCGCTAGCCAGCCATTCTGTGTCAACAGAGCAACAACAGAAGAGGGAGTTCTCATGTTTATCTACTAATCCACCACAGAACAAAGCAGCTGCTCACATTAACGAACTCAGTGcaataaagtttgttttctcCGTTAACCGAGTCTGTTGCTTACTGCTGTCACGTCATATGCTGGGACATGTGGACTGCTGCTCATGCTCACACTTCTCTGAATGGCTCATATTTAGGCTCATCATCATAATTAGTCTATATGAGAAATGTATGGAACTTATTTTACTATAAATGGCCTTCAATCAATGGCTTCATTAGAAACAGTCCCTGGTAGCTCTAATCTGGCACTCAAAGCACAGGACATACTGCAAACACTCAGACATATATAAAGAcatatattttgaaaaatgattattattattattgattcCGA
This window encodes:
- the trip11 gene encoding thyroid receptor-interacting protein 11; the protein is MASWLGGLGSGLGQSLGQVGGSLSSFTGQISNFTKDMLLEGVEEVGDAATELQVSNSRLAELEAAFATQKSESDRLRTLHAELEEKLEASEIQIKRQSGEYRTLLQQKDVEISHLKARQSGLQEEVQKLQQSAQSASAGPALLPITTTSSTTTSSSVSSFLSRPSGSHQGFHGDEMDLSDVIWSQQEINRLSTEVTRLEAEVAHWRRISQTSAAAGAGNGDQGEILKLQRTITDLREEMSREVDEHQHELAALQDAHRQKMADITRRHRDELAEYEERIEELEEQIQSGGVQATSPADAAKLLELQKTINSLQEAANQQEKQLAELSASLEEEQRKQASLQLEKDEAQEENAGLLQNYTRLQASVSELQARVQEQEGKALQKAQLDHEIQVLRKNLAASEKEIERLNSLAAAGPKEEVEHADILELNTIIGTLRQEKDVLEQEKLNLQERLKIAEEEIVSNNAAKCDESESVEHLKAEMERREKALRNTEEERDTLMSELEELDRQNQEATQHMISVKEQLSGQLKKSESELTSLTAELNATKDKNEALKQELETQKEKTSQSAFTLNELHMGKQQLERSVKELKDKLGHAQEQNREARREIAELKKTLQEREERMSVAKAELHQAGDRGAEAQGTKEKRAEKERELSDLRKEMNEMKSSHEKAMSEAYELKMENKRLKAEGEQALSKSDELTKQVKESQAALNRTVREKDTRIEALKLEKSQLEGELMQTESTLTERAKQYQQTIEELTRARSMDASALQTEHERAIKLNQEKDLEIAQLKRDMEQLASDHRDTNEMLSITVAGQKQLTDLLQEKDVFVETLKQNASDLQKEMDNSITVMSKEADALRLALEEKDKQLGVMKEENSHLKEEIDRLRDQQSRPQSLAEPRTLDIITELETEITQLKASRNGLDEEVQTLRRTVEEQQASLLMSQQSLQAQQSELEQAHARHQQTTLNYDRLIHARDEEISRLQQTVDGLSESQGRADSPPVQGEVILQEEKTQTLNQESGNEKHDLSKVEIEKLVRGIKEKETEISQLNEKNLSLTRQLDQLVVSRDEVGKLSQMIMQKDLEIQALHARVSMGVGGGHSQDVMFLQQQLQAYAVEREQVLAVLNEKTRENSQLRSDHHRLMDIMAGKEAALLKLQQENQRLSNMSDPSGSQEMFKETIQNLSRIIREKDIEIDALTQKCQTLVTVLQASGGESGAGSGGVSSNQFEELLQERDTLKQQVKKMEEWKQQVITTVKNMQHESAQLQEELIKLQGQVSADSDCSSKLTVDYTRLIQSYEQKERKLGSLSQELAQVQQTISQLSTTKEVLLGKLDSVAQTPEVVAAQSSGPSLTADAPSHQTSPTVNNDKLQEELLRLQAQLAEKENVIRTIQENNQRLSNSASASESEQRSQAEQIRQVRERLDALQRSVREKDLLIKTKGDQLGQVSEALRNRENDNEVLKQAVTNLKERALILEMDGKKLKEENELIVSRSREKESEFRALQETNMQVSLLLREKEFELSAVSEKAATVEKMLKDKEQGKSGELNQLLNEMKSMQEKAVAFQQERDQVMMALKQKQMETTALQSELQHMRDKEQRLNLELERLRNHLLEIEDSYTREALAAEDRETELRRRVALLDEKLATSSSAVENASQQASMQVESLQEQLSGVVKQRDDALVHLRTSQEQVNQYAVSLSNLQMVLEQFQQEEKAMYSAELEKHKKEKEEWRRKAQRLEDQASALQVNLDEANAALDSASRLTDQLDLKEEQIEELKKQVDVRQEMLEEAQRKLMSLLNSTEGKIDKVLMRNLFLGYFHTPKTKRADVLRLMGSVLGLSREDIDKMLEEDGRHGVTGWVSSWLGSRGAQSVPNTPQRPTSGQGLNSSFSEMFVKFLEMESTPSLPALKLPVHDIKPLSVPPLKRTSSGAASSTAAGAAAGASKRAGESNPFLAPRSAAVPLLAGSSSGGSGGHLLMKPISDALPTFTPVPVSAEASAGAVLKDLLKQ